The proteins below are encoded in one region of Micromonospora sp. DSM 45708:
- a CDS encoding acyl carrier protein — protein sequence MSSRLVRLVADVLELPVDEVDAQTGPATTAAWVSLRHLQIVAAVEDAYRVTITPREIRAVRSVADLRALLARRGVEE from the coding sequence ATGTCCAGTCGGCTGGTGCGGCTCGTCGCCGACGTGCTGGAGCTGCCGGTCGACGAGGTCGACGCGCAGACCGGGCCGGCCACCACGGCCGCCTGGGTGAGCCTGCGCCACCTCCAGATCGTCGCGGCGGTCGAGGACGCCTACCGGGTCACCATCACCCCCCGGGAGATCCGCGCCGTGCGGTCGGTGGCGGACCTGCGCGCGCTGCTGGCACGGCGGGGCGTCGAGGAATGA
- a CDS encoding 3-oxoacyl-[acyl-carrier-protein] synthase III C-terminal domain-containing protein, whose product MSFGLVSFGEALGDPAPVADVVGEYTDDVQRVLGYGYRQVHRAAPEVGVTDLAERAARRALDAAALAAAEVDLLVLAVTDVTEHLYWDAAADLAHRLGVVDAEAVLLTQACTTGVLSFDTVAGRFATHRGYATALVVAANRTCEAYWNRMDTQPMVFSDGAVATVARRGHPRLRWLATEAATDGRYAGFHRLDTGGAAAPFGPGGEPPAALDGWHVMEFFDYDAEQFAQFARELDERAVRVTERACARAGVTVADLARLILVGDNERAMASLAAAHGVPLTRTNRELAAEHGHLGAADQLFGLSRLLAAGELGAGDRVALISLGRGMHWACTIIEV is encoded by the coding sequence ATGAGCTTCGGGCTGGTGTCCTTCGGCGAGGCGCTCGGCGATCCGGCGCCGGTGGCCGACGTGGTGGGTGAGTACACCGACGACGTGCAGCGGGTCCTCGGCTACGGCTACCGGCAGGTGCACCGCGCCGCGCCGGAGGTCGGCGTGACCGACCTCGCCGAACGGGCCGCCCGCCGGGCGCTCGACGCCGCCGCGCTGGCCGCCGCCGAGGTGGACCTGCTGGTGCTGGCCGTCACCGACGTCACCGAACACCTCTACTGGGACGCCGCCGCCGACCTGGCGCACCGGCTCGGCGTGGTGGACGCCGAGGCGGTGCTGCTCACCCAGGCCTGCACCACAGGTGTGCTCAGCTTCGACACCGTCGCGGGCCGGTTCGCCACCCACCGGGGGTACGCCACCGCGCTGGTGGTGGCCGCGAACCGGACCTGCGAGGCGTACTGGAACCGGATGGACACCCAGCCCATGGTGTTCTCCGACGGCGCGGTCGCCACGGTGGCCCGGCGCGGGCACCCGCGGCTGCGCTGGCTGGCCACCGAGGCCGCGACCGACGGTCGCTACGCCGGGTTCCACCGGCTCGACACCGGCGGCGCGGCGGCGCCCTTCGGGCCCGGCGGCGAACCGCCCGCCGCCCTCGACGGGTGGCACGTGATGGAGTTCTTCGACTACGACGCCGAACAGTTCGCGCAGTTCGCCCGCGAACTCGACGAACGGGCCGTGCGGGTCACCGAGCGGGCCTGCGCCCGGGCCGGCGTCACGGTCGCCGACCTGGCGCGGCTGATCCTGGTCGGCGACAACGAGCGGGCCATGGCGTCCCTGGCCGCCGCGCACGGGGTGCCGCTGACGCGGACCAACCGGGAGCTGGCCGCCGAGCACGGGCACCTCGGGGCCGCGGACCAGCTCTTCGGGCTGAGCCGCCTGCTCGCCGCCGGGGAACTCGGCGCGGGCGACCGGGTCGCGTTGATCTCGCTGGGCCGGGGCATGCACTGGGCCTGTACCATCATCGAGGTATAG
- a CDS encoding thiamine pyrophosphate-dependent dehydrogenase E1 component subunit alpha gives MTADAPSPLGDADLDAGLLIRRFEEELLRLYADGHLAGTTHTCLGQEHIPVALAPLLTGDFVFSNHRGHGHYLAHRADPHGLLAELLGRDGGVCRGHGGSQHLRRDGFLSTGVQGESLPAAVGVGLHLNRTGQDRIVAAYIGDGTWGEGAVYEALNMAQLWRVPLLVVVEHNRIAQSTPTTAQLAGTIAGRVAGFGITVSESDSLDVNEVRAGAAPHVARVRATRQPHVLVQHTVRLGPHSKGDDSRDADELRELRRLDWLERYATAYPGQFSAADARARRRVADVSAEVRSRPLVSGGVA, from the coding sequence ATGACGGCCGACGCGCCGTCCCCGCTCGGCGACGCCGACCTCGACGCCGGGCTGCTCATCCGCCGCTTCGAGGAGGAACTGCTCCGGCTGTACGCCGACGGCCACCTCGCCGGCACCACCCACACCTGCCTGGGCCAGGAGCACATCCCGGTCGCGCTGGCCCCGCTGCTGACCGGGGACTTCGTGTTCAGCAACCACCGGGGGCACGGGCACTACCTGGCCCACCGCGCCGACCCGCACGGCCTGCTGGCGGAGCTGCTCGGCCGGGACGGCGGGGTGTGCCGCGGGCACGGCGGCAGCCAGCACCTGCGCCGGGACGGGTTCCTGTCCACCGGTGTGCAGGGGGAGAGCCTGCCCGCCGCGGTCGGCGTCGGGCTGCACCTCAACCGCACCGGGCAGGACCGGATCGTGGCGGCCTACATCGGCGACGGCACCTGGGGCGAGGGCGCGGTCTACGAGGCGCTCAACATGGCGCAGCTCTGGCGGGTGCCGCTGCTGGTGGTGGTGGAGCACAACCGGATCGCCCAGTCCACCCCGACCACCGCGCAGTTGGCCGGCACCATCGCCGGCCGGGTCGCCGGGTTCGGGATCACCGTCAGCGAGTCGGACTCGCTGGACGTCAACGAGGTGCGGGCCGGTGCCGCGCCGCACGTCGCACGCGTCCGCGCCACCCGGCAGCCGCACGTGCTGGTGCAGCACACGGTCCGGCTCGGCCCGCACAGCAAGGGCGACGACTCCCGCGACGCCGACGAGCTGCGCGAGCTGCGGCGGCTCGACTGGCTGGAGCGCTACGCGACCGCGTACCCGGGGCAGTTCTCGGCCGCGGACGCGCGGGCCCGGCGGCGGGTCGCGGACGTCTCGGCCGAGGTGCGGTCCCGGCCGTTGGTGAGCGGCGGCGTGGCGTGA
- a CDS encoding lantibiotic dehydratase: MPREHLTPLTGTPWHVWRSALLRSAGFPADGMRRFAAPALAAVADAHLAGACDEAAFDAAFDAAAAELGRAVHDVAGNDAFRTALTWQNPAVLVAVDAIRRDGPHAPRNLRRRHREEVVAKYWQRYCLKNDTVGFFGPICWTELGGPGPVATVRPGPALTRDHRVFLERWGLDALGAAFARAAGVRDWLPVRLSPELTLRDRVLRHPHRAPQALPAGTAALLALARRRPRVADLVAALLADPASGFRRAADVHAQLDALAGSGVLRIGFDLPVDLTAEDALRDQLAAIGDDALRARLLGELADVGALRDAVAAADDPDTLAAAMSTLERRFVELTGRPARHQPGEVYAGRTLCHLETVRDLDIRFGDALLRRLAPLEPLLLSARWLTAAIGDAYAEALAALHRDLSADAASPDVPLSDLWFHAQAVVFGADPPSAAVTADFLARWATALGLADADPDARELRFDAAELTARVAAAFPATAPGWAAARIHSPDVHLCAPDEAALRRGDFTVVLGELHVALAAFDTHFFAHGHPDPRRLRDGMRADLPEGRVRLLAPVDWPRHTARIAEWLHGPADAQLGFTGAPGADPDRLVPITDLTVRPDADGDLRAHAGDGRQWPLLEVFAPLVDHQVFDTWKLAGNAGHTPRVTVDGLVLVRETWRTTVGATGLHTVKGERARYLAVRRWRRALDLPEQVFVRVDTELKPTFVDLTSGVYTRLLCTLLRGAHAKGGHGVGLTVTELLPGPGDAWLTDAAGRAYASELRLQIVDPAPPR, translated from the coding sequence ATGCCCCGAGAGCATCTCACGCCCCTGACCGGAACGCCGTGGCACGTCTGGCGTTCCGCGCTGCTGCGCTCGGCCGGCTTCCCGGCCGACGGGATGCGACGGTTCGCCGCGCCCGCGCTCGCCGCCGTCGCCGACGCCCACCTCGCCGGGGCCTGCGACGAGGCCGCGTTCGACGCCGCGTTCGACGCCGCCGCCGCGGAGCTGGGCCGGGCGGTTCACGACGTCGCCGGGAACGACGCGTTCCGCACGGCGCTCACCTGGCAGAACCCGGCCGTGCTGGTGGCCGTGGACGCGATCCGGCGCGACGGCCCGCACGCCCCGCGCAACCTGCGCCGGCGCCACCGGGAGGAGGTGGTGGCGAAGTACTGGCAGCGCTACTGCCTCAAGAACGACACGGTCGGCTTCTTCGGCCCCATCTGCTGGACCGAGCTGGGCGGTCCGGGTCCGGTCGCCACCGTACGGCCGGGTCCGGCCCTGACCCGCGACCACCGGGTCTTCCTGGAACGGTGGGGGCTGGACGCGCTCGGCGCGGCGTTCGCCCGCGCGGCCGGCGTCCGCGACTGGCTGCCGGTGCGCCTGTCGCCGGAGCTGACGCTGCGGGACCGGGTGCTGCGGCACCCGCACCGCGCGCCGCAGGCGCTGCCGGCGGGGACGGCCGCGCTGCTGGCGCTGGCCCGGCGGCGACCGCGCGTCGCGGACCTCGTCGCCGCGCTGCTCGCGGACCCGGCCAGCGGTTTCCGTCGCGCCGCCGACGTGCACGCGCAGCTCGACGCGCTCGCCGGCAGCGGCGTGCTGCGGATCGGCTTCGACCTGCCGGTCGACCTTACCGCCGAGGACGCGCTGCGCGACCAGCTCGCCGCGATCGGCGACGACGCGCTGCGCGCCCGGCTGCTCGGCGAGCTGGCCGACGTCGGCGCGCTGCGCGACGCGGTGGCCGCCGCCGACGACCCCGACACCCTGGCCGCGGCGATGTCCACGCTGGAGCGCCGGTTCGTCGAGCTGACCGGCCGGCCGGCGCGGCACCAGCCCGGCGAGGTGTACGCCGGGCGCACCCTGTGCCACCTGGAGACCGTACGTGACCTGGACATCCGCTTCGGCGACGCGCTGCTGCGCCGGCTCGCCCCGCTGGAGCCGCTGCTGCTGTCGGCGCGGTGGCTGACGGCGGCGATCGGTGACGCGTACGCCGAGGCGCTGGCCGCCCTCCACCGCGACCTGTCGGCCGACGCGGCGAGCCCGGACGTGCCCCTGTCCGACCTGTGGTTCCACGCCCAGGCGGTGGTGTTCGGGGCGGACCCGCCCAGCGCCGCCGTGACCGCCGACTTCCTGGCCCGCTGGGCGACGGCGCTCGGGCTGGCCGACGCCGACCCCGACGCCCGCGAGTTGCGCTTCGACGCCGCCGAGCTGACCGCGCGGGTCGCCGCCGCGTTCCCCGCCACCGCGCCCGGCTGGGCCGCCGCCCGGATCCACAGCCCGGACGTGCACCTGTGCGCCCCGGACGAGGCGGCGCTGCGGCGGGGCGACTTCACCGTCGTGCTCGGCGAGCTGCACGTGGCCCTGGCCGCGTTCGACACGCACTTCTTCGCCCACGGTCACCCCGATCCGCGGCGGCTGCGCGACGGCATGCGCGCCGACCTGCCCGAGGGCCGGGTGCGGCTGCTGGCCCCGGTGGACTGGCCCCGGCACACCGCCCGCATCGCGGAGTGGCTGCACGGGCCCGCCGACGCGCAGCTCGGCTTCACCGGCGCCCCCGGCGCCGACCCGGACCGCCTGGTGCCGATCACCGACCTCACGGTGCGTCCCGACGCCGACGGCGACCTGCGGGCGCACGCCGGCGACGGGCGGCAGTGGCCGCTGCTGGAGGTGTTCGCGCCGCTGGTCGACCACCAGGTGTTCGACACGTGGAAGCTGGCCGGGAACGCCGGGCACACGCCCCGGGTCACCGTGGACGGCCTGGTGCTGGTGCGGGAGACGTGGCGCACCACGGTCGGCGCGACCGGGCTGCACACGGTGAAGGGCGAGCGGGCGCGCTACCTCGCGGTGCGGCGCTGGCGGCGCGCGCTCGACCTGCCCGAGCAGGTCTTCGTCCGGGTCGACACCGAACTCAAGCCCACCTTCGTGGACCTGACCAGCGGTGTCTACACCCGGCTGCTGTGCACGCTGCTGCGCGGCGCGCACGCCAAGGGTGGGCACGGGGTCGGGTTGACCGTCACCGAGCTGCTGCCCGGCCCCGGCGACGCCTGGCTGACCGACGCGGCCGGCCGGGCGTACGCCTCGGAGCTGCGGCTACAGATCGTCGACCCGGCGCCGCCGCGGTAG
- a CDS encoding non-ribosomal peptide synthetase/MFS transporter produces MTESRQDLTPVDGVYRAAASYAQERVWFTAQLSPGQPLFTMTDAVTLPAGAGPEQALAALRTVTERHEALRTSLCLVDGELRQDIHPSVPVELPVTDLSGLPPPERERARVGIVAEYARLDLPMDGPPLWRARLLRLDADTWWLLFAGHHVILDGTSLLNLRAELTELCAAAVAGRAPDLPDLPVQYADYAAWERDRLDGPRWGELRAHWRETLAGLPTVHGLTTDRPRPPTRAFHGADVRRPLPDGVAEALPELSRQTAATPFMVQLAAFVALLHRLSGSDDVVVGMPVAGRDRAELEPLLGMFMNMVVLRVDVSGDPPFRTLVRRVRRVVLDAWDHQDMPFQKLVEELAVRRDAGVPPLYQVTFHHLPTGRGAAFGGAMDDLSLEIAGDELRLEYDTALFEPAGMAAFADRYLLLLAAAVASPQTRVGALPVMSDAERDVVVAGWNDTAAPVRRSTLAELFDAQVRRTPDAVALVDGDTRLTYAELSAAADRVARRLTTAGVGPESVVAVHEPRSSRLVAGLLGIHRAGAAYLPLDPDHPPERLAFMLADAGAEVLLADEVPTGLADAGVVLPLTGPDRPVPLTGPDRPGPVPGRAAGPGNAAYVIYTSGSTGRPKGVVNAHAGVVNRLDWMQDAFALGPDDAVLHKTPIGFDVSVWEVFWPLVVGARLVLAAPGGHRDPAYLRELIERERITTVHFVPSMLDAFLATADAADLARCGSLRRIVCSGEELPLDLARRAVAALPAASLHNLYGPTEAAIDVTAWAATPAALAAVTRVPIGGPIRNVRAYVLDRAMRPVPVGVAGQLHLGGVQVARGYLRRPGLTADAFRADPFGAAGGRLYATGDRARWRADGTLEYLGRLDDQVKLRGLRIEPGEIAAVLREQPGVGAAAVAVRGTPPAGQRLVAYVTPAAGAGAVDPAALREALRRRLPDYMVPSAFVPLDVLPLSANGKLDTAALPDPVPDGGGTAAHRPPVTPVERAVAAAWQDALGVTDVGLDDDFFALGGHSLLAIRMLATLRAAYGPVDVGVMDLFQHPTVAGLAALIDGPADDRRRPLLYELTRPAEQRVRSYVCVPYGGGLASIYQPLADELPPGHTLYSLAVPGHDVGVDDTELPFDELVERCVAEIEDRVHGPLVLYGHCVGGALLTGIARRLHERGRPIEAIYAGGVFPTARPDNMLGRLVDWVDSRGADRRYETFLRSIGAELAGLDQAQVDRFVHHVRREAAEAQERFTAWLDAEPVRVPAPVISVVGSHDVLTEYHEERYREWDFLGGSTALVVLDQAGHYFVKQRARALAEVLTHPGLSAPGTAPAPVAGDGWELAATSADPAAVEAGVQPGVRRFLALTASQLVSATGSALTQWAVPVWVYLSTGSMLWFGLSGVIAYLPALLALPVAGTVADRFDRRRVLIAACAVAVTAEALLATLLWTDRLGLAAVYTLVCVLGAASVFQRITYLAAIPQVVPKRYLGHANGIAQLAVGLSSLAVPLLAAGLLAAVGLTGVLLIDMVSYTVAIGVLAVVRFPRLLGRRRKEPFLAELVGGARMAWAEPGFRAMLGFFSLYNLCLASLLLVPPMVLAFGTMGQVGTVAFAEALGAVLGGLAVAVWGGPTRRRMPALIAIAFGVAISLVLSGVRPNLLLIALGSFGVGLGLGLHNGIYLSLVQVKVPQRFHGRVLAIIQTLTWATLPLGFAVLVPLSGAVLEPMFAPGGALAGSVGALIGTGPGRGLGFAFVVSGLALAVVAAGAYGVRRLRHFDTETPDAPADATQWLPRRRRVDDL; encoded by the coding sequence GTGACCGAGTCGCGGCAGGACCTCACCCCGGTCGACGGCGTCTACCGCGCCGCCGCCTCGTACGCCCAGGAGCGGGTCTGGTTCACCGCCCAGCTCAGCCCGGGGCAGCCGCTGTTCACGATGACCGACGCGGTCACCCTGCCGGCCGGGGCGGGCCCGGAGCAGGCGCTCGCCGCGCTGCGGACGGTCACCGAACGGCACGAGGCGCTGCGCACCTCGCTGTGCCTGGTGGACGGCGAACTCCGGCAGGACATCCACCCGAGCGTGCCGGTGGAGCTGCCGGTGACCGACCTGTCCGGGCTGCCGCCGCCGGAGCGGGAGCGGGCCCGCGTCGGGATCGTCGCCGAGTACGCCCGCCTCGACCTGCCGATGGACGGCCCGCCGCTGTGGCGGGCGCGGCTGCTGCGGCTCGACGCGGACACCTGGTGGCTGCTCTTCGCCGGCCACCACGTGATCCTCGACGGCACGTCGCTGCTCAACCTGCGCGCGGAGCTGACCGAACTGTGCGCCGCCGCGGTGGCGGGCCGCGCGCCGGACCTGCCCGACCTGCCCGTCCAGTACGCCGACTACGCGGCCTGGGAACGCGACCGCCTCGACGGCCCCCGTTGGGGCGAGCTGCGCGCGCACTGGCGGGAGACGCTGGCCGGCCTGCCCACCGTGCACGGGCTGACCACCGACCGCCCGCGCCCGCCGACGCGCGCGTTCCACGGCGCCGACGTGCGTCGCCCCCTGCCCGACGGCGTGGCGGAGGCGTTGCCCGAGCTGTCCCGGCAGACCGCCGCCACCCCGTTCATGGTGCAGCTCGCCGCGTTCGTGGCGTTGCTGCACCGGCTGTCCGGCAGCGACGACGTCGTGGTCGGCATGCCGGTGGCCGGCCGCGACCGCGCCGAGCTGGAACCGCTGCTGGGCATGTTCATGAACATGGTGGTGCTGCGCGTCGACGTCTCCGGGGATCCGCCGTTCCGGACGCTGGTCCGCCGGGTCCGCCGGGTGGTGCTCGACGCGTGGGACCACCAGGACATGCCGTTCCAGAAGCTGGTCGAGGAGCTGGCGGTGCGGCGCGACGCCGGGGTGCCGCCGCTCTACCAGGTGACGTTCCACCACCTGCCGACCGGGCGCGGCGCGGCGTTCGGCGGCGCGATGGACGACCTGTCGCTGGAGATCGCCGGCGACGAACTGCGGCTGGAGTACGACACCGCGTTGTTCGAGCCGGCCGGCATGGCCGCGTTCGCGGACCGCTACCTGCTGCTGCTCGCCGCCGCCGTCGCGTCGCCGCAGACCCGGGTGGGCGCGCTGCCGGTCATGTCGGACGCCGAACGGGACGTCGTGGTGGCCGGCTGGAACGACACCGCCGCCCCGGTGCGCCGCAGCACCCTGGCCGAGTTGTTCGACGCCCAGGTCCGGCGCACGCCGGACGCGGTGGCGCTGGTCGACGGCGACACCCGGCTGACCTACGCCGAGCTGTCCGCCGCCGCCGACCGGGTGGCCCGGCGGCTGACCACCGCCGGGGTGGGGCCCGAGTCGGTCGTCGCCGTCCACGAGCCCCGCTCCAGCCGCCTCGTCGCCGGGCTGCTCGGCATCCACCGGGCCGGCGCGGCGTACCTGCCGCTGGACCCGGACCATCCGCCGGAGCGGCTGGCGTTCATGCTGGCCGACGCCGGCGCGGAGGTGCTGCTCGCCGACGAGGTGCCGACCGGCCTCGCCGACGCGGGCGTGGTGCTGCCGCTGACCGGCCCGGACCGGCCGGTGCCGCTGACCGGCCCGGACCGGCCGGGACCGGTGCCGGGCCGCGCCGCCGGGCCGGGCAACGCGGCCTACGTGATCTACACCTCCGGGTCCACCGGGCGACCGAAGGGCGTGGTCAACGCGCACGCCGGCGTGGTCAACCGGCTCGACTGGATGCAGGACGCCTTCGCGCTGGGACCGGACGACGCGGTGCTGCACAAGACGCCGATCGGGTTCGACGTGTCGGTGTGGGAGGTGTTCTGGCCGCTCGTGGTGGGCGCGCGGCTGGTGCTGGCCGCGCCGGGCGGGCACCGCGACCCGGCGTACCTGCGGGAGCTGATCGAACGCGAGCGGATCACCACCGTCCACTTCGTACCGTCGATGCTGGACGCGTTCCTGGCCACCGCCGACGCCGCCGACCTGGCCCGGTGCGGCTCGCTGCGGCGGATCGTGTGCAGTGGTGAGGAACTGCCGCTCGACCTCGCCCGCCGGGCCGTGGCCGCGCTCCCGGCGGCGTCGCTGCACAACCTCTACGGGCCCACCGAGGCGGCGATCGACGTGACCGCCTGGGCGGCCACCCCGGCCGCGCTGGCCGCTGTCACCCGCGTGCCGATCGGCGGGCCGATCCGCAACGTGCGCGCCTACGTGCTCGACCGGGCCATGCGGCCGGTGCCGGTCGGGGTGGCCGGACAGCTCCACCTGGGCGGCGTGCAGGTGGCCCGGGGCTACCTGCGCCGCCCCGGGCTCACCGCCGACGCGTTCCGCGCCGATCCGTTCGGCGCGGCCGGCGGGCGGCTCTACGCCACCGGGGACCGGGCCCGCTGGCGGGCCGACGGCACCCTGGAGTACCTCGGTCGCCTCGACGACCAGGTGAAGCTGCGGGGACTGCGGATCGAACCGGGGGAGATCGCCGCCGTGCTGCGCGAGCAGCCGGGCGTCGGCGCCGCCGCCGTCGCGGTACGCGGCACCCCGCCCGCCGGCCAACGCCTGGTCGCGTACGTGACACCGGCGGCGGGCGCCGGGGCGGTGGACCCGGCGGCGCTGCGGGAGGCGCTGCGGCGGCGGCTGCCGGACTACATGGTGCCGTCGGCGTTCGTGCCGCTGGACGTGCTGCCGCTGTCCGCCAACGGGAAACTGGACACCGCCGCGCTGCCCGACCCGGTGCCCGACGGCGGCGGCACCGCCGCGCACCGCCCACCGGTCACCCCGGTCGAACGGGCCGTCGCCGCCGCCTGGCAGGACGCGCTCGGCGTCACCGACGTCGGGCTCGACGACGACTTCTTCGCCCTCGGCGGGCACTCGCTGCTGGCGATCCGGATGCTGGCGACGCTGCGCGCGGCGTACGGGCCGGTCGACGTCGGCGTGATGGACCTGTTCCAGCACCCCACCGTGGCGGGGCTGGCCGCGCTGATCGACGGTCCGGCCGACGACCGCCGCCGCCCGCTGCTCTACGAGCTGACCCGGCCGGCGGAGCAACGGGTGCGGTCCTACGTGTGCGTGCCCTACGGCGGCGGGCTGGCCAGCATCTACCAGCCGCTGGCGGACGAGCTGCCGCCCGGGCACACGCTCTACTCCCTGGCCGTCCCGGGGCACGACGTCGGGGTCGACGACACCGAGCTGCCCTTCGACGAGCTGGTCGAGCGGTGCGTGGCCGAGATCGAGGACCGGGTGCACGGCCCGCTGGTCCTCTACGGCCACTGCGTCGGCGGCGCGCTGCTGACCGGCATCGCCCGGCGGCTGCACGAGCGGGGCCGGCCGATCGAGGCGATCTACGCCGGCGGCGTGTTCCCCACCGCCCGGCCGGACAACATGCTCGGCCGGCTGGTCGACTGGGTCGACTCGCGGGGCGCGGACCGGCGCTACGAGACGTTCCTGCGCTCGATCGGCGCCGAGTTGGCCGGGCTGGACCAGGCCCAGGTCGACCGGTTCGTCCACCACGTGCGGCGCGAGGCGGCCGAGGCGCAGGAGCGGTTCACCGCCTGGCTGGACGCCGAGCCGGTCCGGGTCCCCGCGCCGGTGATCTCCGTCGTGGGCAGCCACGACGTGCTCACCGAGTACCACGAGGAGCGCTACCGCGAGTGGGACTTCCTCGGCGGTTCCACCGCCCTGGTGGTCCTCGACCAGGCCGGGCACTACTTCGTCAAGCAGCGGGCCCGGGCGCTCGCCGAGGTGCTCACCCACCCGGGTCTGTCCGCGCCGGGCACCGCGCCGGCCCCGGTCGCCGGTGACGGCTGGGAACTCGCCGCGACAAGCGCCGACCCGGCCGCCGTCGAGGCCGGGGTGCAGCCCGGCGTACGCCGGTTCCTGGCGCTCACCGCGAGCCAGCTCGTCTCGGCCACCGGCTCGGCGCTGACCCAGTGGGCGGTGCCGGTCTGGGTCTACCTGAGCACCGGCTCGATGCTGTGGTTCGGCCTGTCCGGGGTGATCGCCTACCTGCCGGCGCTGCTGGCGCTGCCGGTCGCCGGCACCGTCGCGGACCGGTTCGACAGGCGTCGGGTGCTGATCGCCGCCTGCGCGGTCGCGGTGACGGCGGAGGCGCTGCTGGCCACGCTGCTGTGGACCGACCGGCTGGGGCTGGCCGCCGTCTACACGCTGGTCTGCGTGCTCGGCGCGGCGTCGGTGTTCCAACGCATCACCTACCTGGCCGCGATCCCGCAGGTCGTGCCGAAGCGCTACCTGGGCCACGCCAACGGCATCGCCCAGCTCGCCGTGGGACTCAGCTCGCTGGCGGTGCCGCTGCTGGCGGCGGGCCTGCTCGCGGCCGTCGGCCTGACCGGGGTGCTGCTGATCGACATGGTGAGCTACACGGTCGCGATCGGCGTGCTCGCGGTGGTCCGCTTCCCCCGGCTGCTCGGCCGCCGCCGCAAGGAGCCGTTCCTGGCCGAACTGGTCGGCGGGGCGCGGATGGCGTGGGCGGAGCCGGGCTTCCGGGCCATGCTCGGCTTCTTCTCGCTCTACAACCTCTGCCTGGCCAGCCTGCTGCTGGTGCCGCCGATGGTGCTGGCGTTCGGCACCATGGGCCAGGTCGGCACCGTGGCGTTCGCCGAGGCGCTGGGCGCCGTCCTGGGCGGGCTGGCGGTCGCGGTCTGGGGTGGACCGACCCGACGCCGGATGCCCGCGCTCATCGCCATCGCGTTCGGGGTCGCGATCAGCCTGGTGCTCAGCGGCGTACGCCCGAACCTGCTGCTGATCGCGCTCGGCAGCTTCGGCGTGGGCCTCGGTCTGGGCCTGCACAACGGCATCTACCTGTCGCTCGTCCAGGTGAAGGTGCCGCAGCGGTTCCACGGCCGGGTGCTGGCGATCATCCAGACGCTGACCTGGGCGACGTTGCCGCTGGGCTTCGCCGTGCTGGTGCCACTGAGCGGTGCCGTGCTCGAACCGATGTTCGCCCCGGGCGGCGCCCTGGCCGGCAGCGTCGGCGCCCTGATCGGGACCGGCCCCGGCCGGGGGCTCGGGTTCGCGTTCGTGGTGTCCGGCCTGGCGCTGGCCGTGGTGGCGGCGGGCGCCTACGGCGTGCGCCGGCTGCGCCACTTCGACACCGAGACCCCGGACGCGCCGGCGGACGCGACGCAGTGGCTACCGCGGCGGCGCCGGGTCGACGATCTGTAG